Genomic segment of Rhodococcus rhodochrous:
TAGACCCCGGTGTACGCGACCTGCTCGGCGAGCTGCGCCCATCGTGCCCGTGAAGTCGGCGTGAAGTGCTCGGCGCGCTGGAAGGTGCCGAGCACGATCGTCTCCGGTCCGGCTCCCACCGCGTTGGTCTCGAGCAGCTTGCTCATCGACACCAGAAGCCGCTTGAAACTGCGCGTGCGCCTGCGCCCTTCGGACGCCAGGGCGAAGGGGGTGAGTTCGGGATCGTCCGGAACGGCAGGTCGCGGACGCAGCGACATGGGCTCGACGTCCGAATCCGATTGCGAGGCATCTCCGCTCGCAGCCACCGTCGGATACAGCGCGCCCATTCCGTATTCGGCGGCCAATCCCAGAGCGCGGCGGCGATGCAGTTCCGAATCGACACCCTGCGCGATGACGACCGCGCTGCTGGATTCGGTGTACGCGGCGACGGCGTGTGCGATCCTCGCCGTCGAGGCGTCGGCCGCACGCGCGATCAGGGCCGGCGACGTGATGATCACATCCGGTTCGACGAGCGGCAGCAGCGCGAGGGCCTGGACACGCGCTCCCACACCGTCCACCGCGACGAGCATGCCGGCGGTGCGCGCCGCCGCGATGGTGCGCAGCGTCCTGGCAGGGGCGGCGATCAGCGCCTGTTCGGTGATGAGCACGACCGTCGTCGGGCTCCGGCGGTCATCGAGCGCGCCGAGTTCGTCGAGGGAATCGAGATCGAGGGTGACCAGATGCGGCACGGCCGACTCGACGTGCCGGCCGGCCCTGCGCCATTTGATGCGGTCCAGCTGCGACTTCTGGTGCATGGCCCGGGCGGCCTCGCTCAGCGCGGTGGCGTCGTGCAACGATGATCCTCCCGGACCACGCAGTTGCAGTTCGACGGCGGACAGCGCACCGCTGCCGAGCCGGTGGATGGGGGCGAGCTCCGTCTCCACGGTGAGGCCGCCGAACGCGGCCTCCGCGTCGGCGGCAGCGTCGGCAGGAACAGCGCTCATGGATCCAGCATCCCATCTCCGGCCACCGATCGTCCGCTCGGGCCGACGGAGCCGGGAACATAGGATATTTCCGCAGCTCAGAACACCTACGTTATAGAACCGTGATGTTGCGTTATCGTTCCGTTATGGAACGGGTCGTCGGGAAGCGACCTCCGTCGGACAGGCTCTGTGCAAGCCCGAGGCGAGTTCTCACCGCGACCCCGACGTTCTCACCACGACCCCAGCAGGCCGACCGTCTGTTCGTGATCCAGCCCGCACCGGACGGCACGAATCCACGCCGACAGGAGACCGCAATGAGCACACGTACGAGCACCACCCGCAGGATCGTCACCCACACCGGCGCACTCTCACGAGTCGGTGCAGCGACGATCGCCCGAGCACCGCGCTACCGTCTCGACGTCCACTCGCCCTCCCGTCGCTGCAGTGTCCTGCGGGCGAAGGGCGATCTCGACATGACCGCCCGAGCGGAGTTCGCCTCCACTCTCGGCGACCTCGCACACTCGGGCGACCACGTCGTCGTCGACCTGTCCGAGGTGACCTTCATGTACTCCGAGGTCGCCTCGATGCTTGCCGATGCCGTTCACATCCGGCCCGGCCGTTTCCATGCCGTCGCACCCACGCGCCAGGTGCGCATGCTGCTCGACATCCTCGCTCCCGACCTCGACGTCACCGACCGCACCGAGTGCGACACGGCCGGGAGCACGTCCGCCGCCTGACGACGGCGACCGGCGGCGGTCAGCGCGCCGGGCCACCCGTGATCAACGCCCACACCTCCTCGGCCTCACCGGCCGCGGCGAGCAGTTCGGAATCCCACGACGCGACCGTGCCGAATTCGCTGCGCCACGACAGGATCCGGTTGGCGTGCCGATGCAGCTCGTGTTCCATCGTGAAGCCGATCGCGCCGAGCGCCTGATGGGCGTTGCGGGCGACGACGGAGGCCGCATGTCCGGCACACGACGCGGCCGCTGCGATCGCGAAGCGGGTCGACGCGTCACCGAAACCTCCCGCGACAACGGCATCGACCGCACCGTCCGCGGCGGCGTGCACGAGCGAGGCCTCGGTGGCAATGTCGGCGACGAGCGCCTGCACCGCCTGGAACTTGCCCAGCGGACGACCGAACTGCACGCGCGCGGTGGTGTGGTCGACGACGAGCTCGAGGATCCGATCCATCGCACCCGCGGTGGCCAGCGCACGGACGAGCGCGCCCCGGTAGCGGAACTCGTCGACGGTGCCCGCCGGAACGTCACGTCCCGACAGGGTCGACAGGTCGACGCACACGTGGTCGCGGGGCTCCGCCGCCAGGTTGACGGCCTCGACGATCTCGACATCGCCGCGAGCGACCTCGGCGACCTGCCATCCCTGCGGTGACTCCCACAACACGACGATCGAGTCCGCGAACCGGGCCCACGGCACGTGGCGTGCGCGGCCGTCGGCGTCGAGCACCGCGGCGGTACGCACCGCCGGCGCCGCCTCGAGGCCCGCCTGCTCGAGGAGCCAACCCGCGAGCAGATCGTTCTCGGCCACCGGCACGGCAGCAGCAGCGCTGCCGGCGGCCTCGAGCAGCAGGGCGGCCTCGAGCCATCCCGCGCCGCTTCCGCCGCTCTCCTCCGAACCCGTGAGCCGATCGAGGCCGAGCTCGGTGAGGGTGCTCCACAGGGCACGATCGAGTTCGACGACCTCCCCGATGCGGTGGTCGTCACCCGAGGTGAACACCTCGGACAACATCTGTGCGAAATCGCGCAGTTCCGTCGACTGCAGTGCGTCCTGCCCGCTCATCTCATCCCCAATCCTCGTGCGATGACCCCGCGGAGGATCTCGCTCGTGCCGCCGCGCAGTGTGAAGCCCGGTCGTTGCATGACGCCTGCCCGGACGAGCTCGGCCAGATGTGCGTCGGCCGCGGTGTATCCCGCGATCTCGTCGGCGAGATCCGCCAGGTCACCTTCGGTCTTCGTGCCGAGCACCTTCACGACCGACGCCGCGAGTTCGGCGTTCTCGCCACGTTCGAGGGACTCGGAGACCGCGGTTGACATGCGATGCAGGCCCGCCATGCGCCCGATGGTCGCTCCGATGCGGGTGTCCGCTTCGACGCTGCCGTCGGCCACACCGTGCACGAGGGATTCGAGCACCCCGAAGGTCGACAGGAAACGTTCGGGACCGCTGCGCTCGTAACCGAGCTCGCTCGTCACCTGCTCCCAGCCGGCGCCGATCTGCCCGAGCACCAGGTCGTCCGGGACGAAGACGTCGTCGAGCAGCACCTCGTTGAAGTGGTGGTCGCCGGACATCGACAGGATCGGGCGGATGGTCACGCCCGGGGAGTCGAGCAGCACGATGAACTGGCTCAGCCCGTCGTGACGGTGCGCCGGATCGAGCGGTGCGGAGCGCGCGAGGCCGAAGAAGGCGTCGGCGTGGTGCGCCCCGGACGTCCACAACTTGGTGCCGGAGATCCGCCACCCACCGTCCACCTGCGTGGCCTTCGTCTTGACGCTCGCGAGGTCGGATCCGGAGTCGGGCTCGGACATGCCGATGGCCCAGCAGATCTCACCGGCCGCGATGCCCGGCAGGAACCGCTTCTTCTGCTCCTCGGTGCCGTACTTCAGCAGCGACGGTGCGGCCTGACGGTCGGCGACCCACTGGGCGGCGACCGGAGCGCCCACCGCGAGCAACTCCTCGGTGACGACGAAGCGCTCCATGAAGGTCCGTCCGTGTCCGCCGTACTCGACGGGGATCGTCATACCCACCCAGCCGCGAGCGGCGAGCGCACGCGTGAAATCGGGGTTCCATCGCGTCAGCCAGGTGTCGATGCCCGGCGTGAACACGCCCGCGTCGATCTGTTCCTTCAGGAACGCCCGTACCTCGGCACGGAGTTCCGTCAGTGCCGGGTCGGGGGTGCCCGCCCTCGGCACGAGTCGTGCACTCATCGTGAATCTCCTTCTCCACCGGTGATGGTGGGACACAGCAGCGCCAGCGACAGGTCCGCGTAGCGTTCGGCGATCTCGTCCGGGCCGTCCGGGCCCGCGGGGTCGTACCAGTTGGCGATCGCCGAGACCATCGCCAGGATCGACCGGCGGCAGTCGTCGGGATACCTCGTGGTGAAGACACCCTGTGCGACACCGCGATCGATGATGTCGCGGATCCGTCTCCGACCGGCGCGCCGGCGTTCCTCGTACAGTCGCGCACCCTCGGGTTCGAGGTTGCGCACTTCCGTCGCGATCATGCGGCCCTGCTCGGGGAACTGCGTGCGGAAGATGACGTTCCCCCTGACGAACGCGCGGATCTGCTCGACGGGATCGTCGCCGGCGCGGGCGAGTTCGGCGTCGCAGACCGCGTCGTAGGTGTCGACACCGTCGAGCAGGATCGCCAGCAGCAGATCCTGTTTGTTCTTGTAGTGGTAGTACAGCGCGGACAGGCTCACGCCGGCTTCCTGCGCGATCGTCCGGATCGACGACGAGCCGTATCCGTTGCGCACGAATTCCTTCCGGCCCGCCTCGATGAAGACGCGCTGTTTCGGCGACAGCACTCTCACGACAACGCTCCCGTGTCGGCGTACTGCGCGATCAGCTCGCCGAGCCTGCCCTTGACCATCTTGCCCGTCGGCGTGCGCGGCAGTTCGTCGACGAACCGCACGTGTCGGGGGCACTTGAAACGCGAGAGGCGTTCCCGGCAGAACCCGATGATCTCGTCCTCGAGCTCGTCCGATCCCTCTGCGTCGGGGACGAGCTGCACGAACGCTTCGACACGTTCACCGCGGTCCGCGTCCGGCACACCGACCACCGCGACGTCCGCGATCGACGGGTGCAGCGCGAGGACGTTCTCGATCTCCTGCGGGTAGATGTTCACCCCACCCGAGATGATCGTGAACTTGTCGCGCCCGGTGAGGAACAGGTAGTCGTCCTCGTCGAGATATCCGATGTCGCCGGTGGTGTACCAGTTCTCCTCGAAGGGGTGCCTGGTCGACGCCGTCTTCTCCGGGTCCTTGTGGTACTCGAACGAGAAGTCGTCCCGTTCGAAGTAGACGGTGCCGATCTCTCCCGTGGGCAGCCGGTTGCCGTTCTCGTCGCAGATGCGCGCCAGACCGAGTGTGCCCGGGCCACCGGTCTTCCCGACCGTGCCCGGCTTGCTCAGCCATTCCTGCGGGGTGACGAGGGTGTTGCCGATGGCTTCGGTCGCGGAGTAGTACTCGTAGACGATCTCGCCCCACCACCGCATGAGTTCCTGCTTGACCTCGACCGGGCACGGCGCCGCCGAGTGCAACGCGCACCGCATCGACGACAGGTCGTAGCGCTCGCGGACCTCGCGGGGCAGCTTCAACAGGCGCACGAAATGCGTGGGCACCCACTGGCTGTGGGTCACTCGGTACTTCTCGATGCACGCGAGGCTGAGCTCGGGATCGAACCGGTCCATGAGCACCACGGTGCCCCCGAGCGCCTGCGTCGACACGCCGTACCGCAAGGGAGCGGCATGGTAGATCGGTGCCGGCGACAGGTAGACGGTGTTCTCGTCGAAACCGAAGCGGCGCACCTGCTTCAGCAGCGGAGGACCGGGCTCGTCACCGACCTGCGCACCGGTGAGCGCGGGCTTGATGCCTTTGGGGCGCCCGGTGGTGCCGGAGGAGTACAGCATGTCGCTGCCACGGGGCTGGTCCGCCATGTGAGTGACGGGAAGACCGGCCACCTCCTCCTCGTACACGAGATGCCCGGGCACCCGCCCGCCGAAGGCGACACGATGCGTCACCTTCGGGGTGAGCGGCGCGATCGCCTCGGCGAGCTCGGCGAGAGGCGCCGAGACGACGAGCACCTTCGCGTCGCAGTCGTCGACGATGTAGGCGGCCTCGCCCGGAGCGAGGTGCGTGTTGACGAAGGTGATGTACACGCCCGACCTCACTGCACCCCAGTACAGTTCGAATGCCGTGGCGTCGTTGACGGTGACGACCGCGATGTGGTCCCCCCTGCCGACGTCGTGTGCGCGCAGCCAGTGCGCGAACCGGACGGACGCGTCCTCGAGTTCCCGATAGGTGAGCGTCCGGCCGGTCGCGGCCTCGTGCACGGCGGGCCGGTCCGGGGCGACCGCGGCGTAACGGCCCGGGTACATGCCTACAGCCCCAGGTCCTTGGAGATGATCGTCTTCATGACCTCGCTGGTGCCGCCGTAGATCCGGGTCACGCGGGTGTCGGCGTACAACCGGGCGATCGGGTACTCGGTGATGTAACCGTATCCGCCGTGCAACTGCAGGCACTTGTCGATGACACGACCGGAGACCTCGGTGCAGAACAGCTTCGCGCGGGCCGCGTCGGCGACCGTCAGTTCCTTGCGATCGAGCAGTTCGAGGCAGTGGTCGACGTAGACACGCGCGGCCTGGGTCTCGGCCGAGCACTCGGCGAGCACGAACTTGGTGTTCTGGAACGAGGCGACCGGCTTGCCGAACACCTTGCGTTCCTTGGTGTATGCGATCGCGTGCGCGATGGCGGCCTCGGCGAAGCCGACCTGGTTCAAAGCGATGCTCAGACGCTCCTGCGGCAGGTTGTGGGTGAGGTACCCGAAGCCCGCACCCTCCTCGCCGAGGAGGTTCTCGACCGGCACCTTGACGTCGGTGTACGACAGCTCGGCGGTGTCCTGCTGGTGCAGACCGATCTTGTCGAGCTTACGGCCCACCGCGAAGCCCTCACTGTCGGTGGGCACCGCGATGATCGACAGTCCGCCGCGGCGGTTCTCGGGATCGAACGGGCTGGTGCGGCAGACCGTCAGGATGAGGTCGGCGGTGACGCCGCCGGTGATGAAGGTCTTCGCGCCGTTGATGATGTAGTGCTTGCCGTCCTCGGACAGCTTCGCCGAGGTCGCGATGTTGGCGAGGTCGGAGCCGGTGCCGGGCTCGGTCATCGCGATCGCGGTCATGATCGAGCCGTCGGCGAAGCCGGGCAGCCAGCGCTGCTTCTGCTCCTCGGTCGCGTATTCGAGCAGGTAGGGCAGGATCAGGCAGGCGTGCACGGTGTAGGAGCCGAACGAGACTCCGGCGCGCGCAACCTCTTCGAAGACGATCGTGTTGAACTTGAAGCTGGACTCGCCGCCTCCGCCGAACTCCTCGGGCACCTGGATGCCCAGGATGCCGAGTTCGCCCAGCCGACGGAAGAACTCACGGGGCGGGCGGCCCATCTCGTCCCATTCCTCGCGATGCGGCGCGACCTCACGTTCGATGAAGTCGCGCACCATCTTCCGGAACTGCTCGTGTTCTTCGGTGAAGATCGTCCGCTGCATGGCTTGTCCTCTGGGGTGTGGGGGAAGGAGAGGGAAGGTCAGTTGCCGGTGAAGTTGCCGGTGCGTCGTTCGAGGAACGCCGAGAGGGCTTCGCGGTGGTCCTCGCTGTGGTGCGAGAGCGCCTGGAGGGAGGCCGACAGTTCGAGGAGCGTGTCGAGATCGACGCGCTGGCCCTCGCGCAGCAGCTTCTTCGTCATACGCAGTGCGTTCGGGGGGTTGACGGCGACGCGGGCGGCGAGCGCGTTCGCGGCGTCGAGGAGCTGCTCGGGTTCGACGACCTGCGAGACCATGCCCCAGTCGAGGGCCGTCGCGGCGTCGACGCGGTCGCCGGTGAAGGCCATCTCGGCGGCGCGCGCCGCACCGACCGCGCGGGGCAGCAGCCAGGCGCCGCCGTCGCCGGGGATGATGCCGAGCTTGACGAAGCTCTCCGCGAAGAACGCCTTCGTCGAGGCGATCCGCATGTCGCACATCATCGCGAGGTCGCAGCCGGCGCCCACTGCGGGGCCGTTGACGGCGGCGATGATCGGGACCTCGCAGTGGTAGATGGCGCGGGGCAGGCGCTGGATGCCACGGCGGTAGCCCTCGCGCAGGGCGTGGGGTGCGCCGCCGAACATGCCGCGGCGCTCGTCCATGTCCTTGACGTTGCCACCGGCGGAGAAGGCGGATCCGGCGCCGGTGAGGATGACGACGCGGGTGTCGATGTCGCGGTTGGCCTCCTCGACGAGCTCGACGAGGCGGTCGACGACGTCGTCACCCGAGATCGGGTTGCGCGCCTCCGGAAGGTTGATCGTCCAGGTCACGACGTTTCCGTCGCGCGTGCTCAGTACGACGTCCTGCGAAGTTGCCATTGAGGTCGCGGTCCTTCCGGTAGCCAGTGTGGCTCGCACCATAATTTGGTCGAACGATCGTTCAAATTACGGGGCGGGTCGGATCCTGTAAAGACCGAACGGCCTCCTGCCTCAGTCGGGCAGGCTCACGTTCGATTCGGCGATTCTTATGGCTACTTCCTCGGGGAAGATGTTCCGGAAGACGAAGGGATCGCGGCCGAGCACCCAGCCCGGCGCCAGCGCGGTCGCGTAGCGCTCGAAATATCCGAGCTGCTTCCCGAACAACACGAGCTCCTCGGGGGTCGACGTGTTCCACTTGCGTCCGAGCGAGACGAGCGCGCCGATCAGCTCGCTGAGCCGCAACTCCCCCACGTCCTGACCGAGCAGCGGACCGAAGATCTCGGCGACCTGCCGGCCCACCGCCGCGTCGTCGAGGTCGAGGTCGGCGGCGACACCGAGTGCCCGCACGCTCTGCGCGACCGCCGTGAAGTCCCCGTCGAGCAGGGCGGCGCGGAACAGTGCCCGCAGCAGCGCGCGCCACTTCTCGGGCAGTTCGCCGACGATGCCGAAGTCGAGCAGCGCGACACGTCCGTCGTCGAGCAGCCAGAGATTGCCCGCGTGCACGTCGCCGTGGAACGGACCGTGGCAGAGCACCGCCTCCATCCACACCTTCACACCGCGGCGCACGAGCAGGGAGGTGTCGAGATCGTCCTGGCCCGGCACCACCCGGTCGACGGGCTTGCCCTGCAGGCGCTCCATGCAGATCACCCGCGGACCGCACCACTGCCAGTACACCTCGGGCACCGTGACGAAGGTGTTGTCGCCGAAGGCGGAGATGTTGCGGCGGAAGCGATCCTGACGATCCGCTTCGACCGCCGCGTTGAGCTCGGTCATCGTCGCGTTGTAGAGATCGCGGATGATCCCCGGAGTGTTCGCGATGCGGAAGAACTCGAAGAGCTGCAGCAGCTTCGCGCCCATGTAGGCGGCGCGCAGATCCACGAGCATGCGGTGGGCGATCCCCGGTCGCTGTACCTTCACCACGGCCCGGCGGCCGTCGCGCAGCACGCACCCGTGCACCTGGGCGACGGACGCCGCGGCGAGCGGCACGTCGTCGAACGACTCGAACATCTCGTCGATGCGGTGTCCGAGATCCTCCTCGATCACCGCGCGGGCCTGCTCGGAGGGGAAGGTCGGCACGTCGTCGAGCATGCGTAGGCACGCGTCGGCGAGGGCCGCGGGGAACAGTCCGGGTGACGACGCGATGAGCTGGCCCAGCTTCACGAAGGTCGGTCCGAGATGTTCGAAGGCGTCGACGGTGCCGTGCGCGGCCGCTTCGACGACGCTGTGCTGCCGGGGCCGGACGGTCCACCGCAGCACCGCCCACACCACGAAGGCGATCAGGACGGCGGCGACGACCACGGCCCGTCCGAGCTCGGCCGGGCCGAACCGGTCGAGCGGAGGCCGCTCGACGTCCAGGACACCGGGTGGAAGACCTTCGGCGAAGGGGCCGACGGGCCCGTTGCGCTCGGGCCTGCTGTGGCCCTGCGCTCCGGATACGCCTTCGCGCAGCGTGTACTCGTGCACGACCTGTCCCCACTCCGTCCACCACGCGCTCACCTCGGCGCGACTTCGTGCACGGTACCTGCAACCGGCGCCCCGATCGAGACCCGGCGATCATCTGTCTTCTGTCGGTGCCCCCGACTACTCTCTGACGGGTAGCGGATTCGGGTCCGACCAGCCGGGGGTATCGCGCTCATGACCGAACAACTGCTCGAAGAATCTGCCGGTTCGACATCGACGTCGACCGATTTCATGGAACTCGCCGAGCCGTTCCGACGCGAACTGCTCGCACACTGTTACCGCATGAGCGGGTCGCTGCACGATGCGGAAGACCTGGTCCAGGAGACCTATCTGCGCGCCTGGCGCGGTTACGAGAACTTCGGGGGCCGCTCCTCACTGCGCACGTGGCTGCACCGTATCGCCACCAACGTGTGCCTCACGGCGCTCGAAGGTCGTAGCCGCCGGCCGTTGCCCACCGGGCTCGGCGCGCCCAGTTCCGATCCCACCGACGATCTGGTCACCCGCCCTGAGGTGCCGTGGCTCGAGCCGTTCCCCGTGGGGTATGCCACCGACGATCCGTCGGATCCCGCCACCATCGCGGCATCCCGCGATTCCGTCCGCCTCGCGTTCGTCGCTGCTCTGCAACACCTGTCCGCACGCCAGCGCGCGGTCCTGCTGCTCCGCGAGGTCCTGCAGTGGCGCGCCACCGAGGTCGCGGCCGCGCTCGACACGTCGACGGCGGCGGTCAACAGTCTTCTGCAGCGGGCACGTGCGCAGTTGAAGGACGCCCAGGTCCGCGACGACGACCTCGCCGAACCCGACAGCGCCGAGACCAAGGCGTTGCTGCAGCGCTGGGTCGACGGCTTCGAGAAGTACGACATCGATTCGCTCGTCGAGATGCTCACCCAGGACGCCGTCTGGGAGATGCCGCCCTTCGAGGGCTGGTACCAGGGCCCCGACGCGATCGTCTCCCTCATCAAGCACAAGTGCCCCGCGAAGGGCCCCGGCGACCAGGTACTGCTTCCCACCGTGGCCAACGGCCAGCCGGCATTCGGGCTGTACATGCGCGGGGAGGACGGCCGCCACCACCCTTTCCAACTGCAGGTGCTCGACATCGTCGACGGTAGGGTCACGCACGCCACCGTCTTCTTCTCCGACGACACCACGGCCTTGTTCGCCCGGTTCGGGCTGCCGGAGGACCCGGCAGCCCGCTGAACAACACGGTAGGGCCTACGCGGTGGTGTTCTCCTCGGCGTCCTCCGGTGCCCACGCCTGCGACGCGGCAGCCATATCCATCCACATGACCTCCCAGACGTGGCCGTCGAGGTCGCGGAAGGCCCGTTGATGGGCGAAGTCCCCCATCTCCTCCTGCGCCTTCTGCGCGCCGGCCGTCACCCACTCGCTGCCACCGGCCGCGAGCGCGCCGTCGACGATCGCGTCGACACCCTCCCGGCTGTCGGCCGACACACACATCAGCGCCTCGCGGGCCTTCGTGGTGTCGCAGATGTCGTCGTTGATGAAGTCGCGGAATCGCGGCTTCTCGAGCAACATCACGTAGGTCTGCTCGTTGATCTCCAGGCACGCGGTGTTCTCGTCGCAGAACATCTCGTTGAAGGTGAATCCGAGCTTGTCGAAGAATGCACGGGAGGCGGCGACGTTCTCGACGGCGAGGTTGACGAACAGCATGCGCGACATGGTTTCTCCTGTGTTCGGCTCGTCCTGTGCGGGACGCGGTCCGGATGTCACGGATACAGACCGGCCGCCCCGCGAGAACTCATCGCGCACCCGGAGATTTCTCGGAGCGATGTGGTCGTCACTGCTTGCCGAGCATCCAGACCGGGCCCGTGATCAGCCAGATCACCGTGATCGTGGCGAGGGTGGGGAAGATTCCGTACAGCGCCGAGGCCTGTTCGCCGTTCGCGACGGTCGACCCGAGTCCGAGTACGGCGGCCGCGCTGATCCCGGCCGCGAGCAGCCATCGCCCGAAGTCCGCACATTCCTTGCGGAAGGCCTCCGGACCTTCATTCGGAGCGGGTTCCGGTTTCGCACCACCCGCGAAGTGGTAGGCGAACCGCCGGTCGGCCCACCGGACGACGCTCGGGCCGAAGGCGACACTCACACCGAGATAGATGCCGGCCACACGGTGGACCCAGCCGACCTCCGCGCCGTTGTGCAGATCCACGGCGACGGCCGCGAGCAGGACGACGTCGATCAGCGGGATCAGGGCGAGCAGCACCGCACCCGTCCTGCCGAGCCGGAGCAGATACCGGAACACGAGTCCGGCCGCGAGCACGACCCAGAACGCGATCTCGCATCCGACGATGAAAGCGGCGATGTGGCTGAACATGACCTCAGAATCGCGCGCACATCCCCACGCGCGCGTCGCCCGATGGGCGGCAGATGCCTCATCACTTCGGGTGACCCCGACCCTGATCCTCCCCCGGTTGTGGTCGAATCGTTGCTGTGGACAACCGTGAATCCGAGATTCGAGTGGGATTCGTGAACCCGCGGTACAACTCCCTGCTCGTCGCCCTCGCGTACTTCGCGGGTGGCGCACTGTTGTACGCCCTGGATCTCGGTGTGCTCGTCGAGGACCGGCCGCCGCAGCCGCTGTGGGTGTGGCTGGTTCTGCTCGCGTGCGTGTGTGCACCGATGACGATGCGTCGCACGCGACCGCTTCTCGCACTCCTGGTGGGCACGGTTCCGGTACTGGTCGACCTCGTCGTCGGTCCTTCGCTGCCGGTCTGGATCGCATACGGCGACCTGCTGTATGCCGCAGCGCTCTTCGGCTCGGCGCGCACCAGCCGCTTCCTCGAACGCGCCCCGGTGGTCCCGATCGTCGTCGGCGCCGTCGCGCTCGGTGTGTACTTCGGAGAACTGCGCATCGCCGTATGGGCCGTGTCGATCGCCGCGCTCGTGATCGTCGTCCCGATCTGGTGGGCCCGATCCGTCCGCACACATCGGGACGCCGCCGAGATCGAACGGGCACGCGCCGAGGCCCTCTCGCGGGTCGCGGAACTGGACCGTCGCGCCGCCATCACCACCGAGCGGCAGCGTCTGGCCCGCGACCTGCACGACGTGGTGGCCGGGCACCTGTCGTCGATCGCGATCCAGAGCGAGGCCGCGCTCCGCCTCCGCGACTCCGATCCCGACAGAGCGCTGACCGTGCTCGAGTCCGTGCGCTCCGGCAGCGTGGCCGCCCTGCAGGAGATGCAGTCGATGGTGCGCCTGTTGCGCAGCGACGACACCGACGACGAGATCACCACGGCGGGTCGTCTCGCCGACCTCGAACCGCTCACCGCCTCCGCACGTGCCGCCGGCACCTCCGTCCGGATCGACGGTCGTCCACCCGCAGACCTCGACGCGGAGGTCGATCTCACGGCCTACCGCATCGTCCAGGAGACCCTGACGAACGCGGTCAAGCATGCACCCGGACGGCCGGTGACCCTTCGTTTCGACGACACCGACGGCCGCCTCGGGATCGAGGTGGTGAACCCGATCGGCGACTCGGAGCCCGCAGACCCGTCACCGGTCCGCGGCGTCGGGAACGGCCTGCGCAACATCGCCGAACGCGCCGCCGCGGTGGGTGGGCACGCCCGCTCGGGTCGCGACGGGAACGAATGGAGGACATACGTGCAACTGCCGCTCGCGAGGAGGAGCACGACGTGACGATCAGGGTGTTGCTCGCCGACGATCACAGCGCCATCCGCGCGGGCCTGCGGCTCCTGCTCGATACGAGCGAGGACATCGAGGTGGTGGGCGAAGCCGCCGACGGCGCGGTCGCGGTGTCGCAGGCGCGCGCGCTCGACCCGGATGTCGTCCTCATGGACATCCGCATGCCACATGTCGACGGGATCGCCGCGACCCGCACCATCACCGAGGAGACGAGCGCTCGGGTGCTGGTGCTGACGAGTTTCGAGATCGACGAGTACGTCTTCGAAAGTCTTCGTGCCGGGGCGGCCGGATATCTCCTCAAGACCGCCTCGGCGGATGCCATGCTCGACGCGATCAGGGCGGTGCACTCCGGGGAGTCCGTGCTCTCACCGCAGGTCACCCGAACCGTCATCGACGCGTTCGTCTCGAAACCCGCTCGGCGGGAAGGTGTTCCGGACGGGCCGGATTACGATGCCCTCACCGCACGCGAACAGGAGGTCTTCGCGTGTCTGGGCGAGGGACTGTCCAACCGCCAGATCGCCACCCGTCTCGGCATCGGTGAGAACACGGCGAAGACGCACGTCGCCCGGGTGCTCC
This window contains:
- a CDS encoding acyl-CoA dehydrogenase family protein; protein product: MSGQDALQSTELRDFAQMLSEVFTSGDDHRIGEVVELDRALWSTLTELGLDRLTGSEESGGSGAGWLEAALLLEAAGSAAAAVPVAENDLLAGWLLEQAGLEAAPAVRTAAVLDADGRARHVPWARFADSIVVLWESPQGWQVAEVARGDVEIVEAVNLAAEPRDHVCVDLSTLSGRDVPAGTVDEFRYRGALVRALATAGAMDRILELVVDHTTARVQFGRPLGKFQAVQALVADIATEASLVHAAADGAVDAVVAGGFGDASTRFAIAAAASCAGHAASVVARNAHQALGAIGFTMEHELHRHANRILSWRSEFGTVASWDSELLAAAGEAEEVWALITGGPAR
- a CDS encoding acyl-CoA dehydrogenase family protein, translated to MSARLVPRAGTPDPALTELRAEVRAFLKEQIDAGVFTPGIDTWLTRWNPDFTRALAARGWVGMTIPVEYGGHGRTFMERFVVTEELLAVGAPVAAQWVADRQAAPSLLKYGTEEQKKRFLPGIAAGEICWAIGMSEPDSGSDLASVKTKATQVDGGWRISGTKLWTSGAHHADAFFGLARSAPLDPAHRHDGLSQFIVLLDSPGVTIRPILSMSGDHHFNEVLLDDVFVPDDLVLGQIGAGWEQVTSELGYERSGPERFLSTFGVLESLVHGVADGSVEADTRIGATIGRMAGLHRMSTAVSESLERGENAELAASVVKVLGTKTEGDLADLADEIAGYTAADAHLAELVRAGVMQRPGFTLRGGTSEILRGVIARGLGMR
- a CDS encoding STAS domain-containing protein, giving the protein MSTRTSTTRRIVTHTGALSRVGAATIARAPRYRLDVHSPSRRCSVLRAKGDLDMTARAEFASTLGDLAHSGDHVVVDLSEVTFMYSEVASMLADAVHIRPGRFHAVAPTRQVRMLLDILAPDLDVTDRTECDTAGSTSAA
- a CDS encoding EAL domain-containing protein, whose amino-acid sequence is MSAVPADAAADAEAAFGGLTVETELAPIHRLGSGALSAVELQLRGPGGSSLHDATALSEAARAMHQKSQLDRIKWRRAGRHVESAVPHLVTLDLDSLDELGALDDRRSPTTVVLITEQALIAAPARTLRTIAAARTAGMLVAVDGVGARVQALALLPLVEPDVIITSPALIARAADASTARIAHAVAAYTESSSAVVIAQGVDSELHRRRALGLAAEYGMGALYPTVAASGDASQSDSDVEPMSLRPRPAVPDDPELTPFALASEGRRRTRSFKRLLVSMSKLLETNAVGAGPETIVLGTFQRAEHFTPTSRARWAQLAEQVAYTGVYGVGIDPYVDSAVHHAPLDPDDPMVDEWNVVVLGPHFACVLAALDMHTDAADLDREFHYVLSYDRGTVIRCAHSILARFEG
- a CDS encoding TetR/AcrR family transcriptional regulator, with protein sequence MRVLSPKQRVFIEAGRKEFVRNGYGSSSIRTIAQEAGVSLSALYYHYKNKQDLLLAILLDGVDTYDAVCDAELARAGDDPVEQIRAFVRGNVIFRTQFPEQGRMIATEVRNLEPEGARLYEERRRAGRRRIRDIIDRGVAQGVFTTRYPDDCRRSILAMVSAIANWYDPAGPDGPDEIAERYADLSLALLCPTITGGEGDSR